The sequence TCGAAAATAGTGGGTTTTGGGAGTGGGAAACGCCCCCACGAGTCGGGGTACACTGTCAAGCTTTCGCTTGACACTCCAGAGAGATTTTAAGGAGTAGCAGAGCTTGCTCTGCGTCTACCTGGCGCGAAACAAGTTTCGCTATTCCAATTTATTTAAGGAATTTTTTTAAGTATCTTCCTGTATACGATTTCTTGGACTGGCAAAGTTCTTCCGGAGAGCCTGTTGCTACTACCTCGCCACCTTGCTCCCCGCCTTCAGGACCCAGGTCAATAATATAGTCCGCAGTTTTGACTACATCCAGATTATGCTCGATAACCAGAACTGTGTTCCCTTTATCTACCAGACGGTGCAAGACGCTCAATAACTTCTCTATGTCTGCAAAATGTAACCCTGTAGTAGGTTCATCTAATAGATACAGCGTCCTTCCTGTACTCCTCTTGGAAAGCTCCTCGGACAGCTTCACCCTTTGAGCCTCTCCGCCCGAGAGAGTGGTCGCCGATTGTCCCATCTTTATATAGTCGAGTCCCACATCGGATAGAGTCTGGAGTTTCTCTTTAATCCTGGGTATATTCTTAAAAAATTTCAGAGCTTCTTCCACGCTCATTGATAGGATATCGGCAATATTCTTGCCTTTATATCTGACTTCGAGAGTTTCCTGATTGAACCTTTTCTCCTTACACACTTCACAGGGAACGTAAACATCAGGGAGGAACTGCATCTCTATTTTAATTAATCCCTCACCCGAGCAAGCTTCACATCTTCCTCCCCTGACATTAAAACTGAACCTTCCTGGCTTGTAGCCTCGAATCTTCGCCTCAGGAAGCTCAGAGAATAATTGGCGAATAGGAGTAAATAAGCCTGTATAAGTGGCTGGATTGGAACGGGGCGTTCGGCCAATTGGAGATTGGTCAATATTAATTACCTTATCGATGTTTCCTATACCCAAGAGTTTTTTGTGTTTTCCCGGTTTCTCTTTGGAGTGGTATATTTTCTGGGCCAGCGCTTTATACAAGATTTCCTGTACCAGTGTGCTCTTACCCGAGCCGGAAACGCCGGTAATACAGACAAAAGCTCCCAATGGAATCTTTACATCGATATTTTTTAAATTGAACTGGGCTGCGCCCTTTATTTCCAGAGCCCTTTTGAGGTCTATTCTTCTCCTCTTTGTCGGCAGGGGCACTTTCAGTTTACCTGAAATATACGCGCCAGTCAAAGATTCGGGGTTAGCTATTATTTTGGATAGCGAACCACTAACCACAACCCTTCCTCCTTTTTCCCCTGCTCCCGGACCCAAATCTATAATGTGGTCAGCAGCATGGATTGTTGCTGGGTCGTGCTCCACAACCAGAACCGTATTGGCTAAATCCCTCAAATCCTCCAGAGTGGAGATTAATCTGGATACATCACGCGGGTGTAAACCAATAGTGGGCTCATCGAGGATATAAATTACCCCCACCAGGGATGACCCAATCTGGGTTGCCAGGTGAATTCTTTCCGCCTCTCCACCAGCTAAAGTAGCTGCCGGTCGGTCAATTGTAATGTAGTCCAATCCTACATTGATAAGGAAGGAGAGCCTCTTTTTAATCTCTTTCAGTACTTCCCGTCCAATAAGCGCCTCAGTCGGAGACAGAGAAATCTTGTTAAAAAATCCTTGAGCCTCTTTGACAGAAAACATAACTATATCGGCGATAGACTTCCCCTGGATGGTAACAGCCAAACTCTCCTTTTTAAGCCTTTTGCCCTGACAATCTGGACAGACTCTTGTAGTCATATACTTATTAAAAATCTCTTCTCGCACAAAATCAGACTCGGTGCGGTGGTAACGCCTCTCAAGCTGTGTAATCACCCCTTCAAAAGGCTCTCCTGACTCATAGATTTCATCTGGAGAACTGTAAAGTAGTATATTTTGATACTTTTCGGGGAGCTTTTTGAAAGGTGTGTCCAGACTGAAACCATAATAATCACTAACATCTTCAAGCATTTCATAGTAATAGCTTCGAGCAGCCCATTTCCAGCGGTGGCGCCGTGTAGTAATGGGACTACTCCAGGGAAGCAATGCTCCTTCATTTACAGAAAGGCTCTTATCAGGCACAACCAGGTCAGGCTCTATTTCCATCTTCGTTCCCAGCCCAGAGCAACTGGGACAGGCACCATAAGGAGAATTAAAAGAGAAACTACGGGGAGATATTTCACCCATGCTTATACCGCAATGGGGACAAGCGTTGTGGATACTAAAAAGAGAAGAGCGCTTTCCGGTAGTATCTATTAGAATCATTCCCTGAGCAAGCTTTAAGGCGGTTTCAATAGAGTCGGTAAGTCTCGTTTTCACTTCGGGCCGAATCACCAGGCGGTCAACAACCACTTCAATATTATGCTTCTTGTTCTTGTCTAATCTAATCTCCTCTTCCAGTCCGTAAATTTTCCCATCAACTCTTACCCTCACGTATCCTTCCTGGCGAACCCTCTGGAAGAGCTCTCTATAAATTCCCTTTCTTCCCCTTACCAGTGGCGCTAACACCTGAATCCTGGAACCTTCAGGCAAGTTCAAAACCTGTTCCACTATCTGTTGAGAAGTCTGGGGAAGGATTTCCCTTCCACATTTAGGACAATGGGGATGACCAACCCTGGCAAATAAAAGTCTCAGATAATCATAAATTTCAGTTAGCGTCCCCACGGTAGAGCGGGGGTTTCGACTGATACCTTTCTGCTGGATGGCTACAGCAGGAGAGAGACCTATGATCTGGTCAACATCTGGCTTCTGCATCTGACCCAGAAACTGGCGAGCATAAGCAGAAAGTGATTCCACGTATCTCCTCTGTCCCTCGGCATAGATGGTATCGAAAGCGAGAGAAGACTTTCCCGAACCGGAGAGACCAGTTATGACCACAAGTTTATTGCGGGGAATCTCCAGATTTATATTTTTTAAGTTGTGCTCTCTGGCACCTTTGATAGTAATTTTGTCCTGTGTCATCATTCTTTACCTGTCCCGATGAATCCAGCCCCTGCAAAAATCGAATCTCAGGGGCTGGATGAATCGGGACCTACAAATGTCCCCCCTCACCCTCTCCCTCTCCCCTAAGAGAGGATATAGGTGAGGGGAATCATAATCTTAGAATTCTTAAAATTCCAAAAAAATTTTGGAGCGTAAAGTGAAAGCTTTACTAGTCAAACTTTCGTTTGACACTCCTTTCCTTTGACACTCCAAAAAATTTTGCTTACTTATTTAGGTGTCTTCTGTTGAATAATTGTGTCCTTTTGCCAATGGAGGTCATCCTTTGAAGGGTAATCGAGGTTATAGTGGAGCCCACGACTCTCTCTGCGCTTAATAGCAGAGTTAATAATTAACTGTCCCACCATTGCAATATTGCGTAGCTCAATCAGGTCATTAGTAATAATAAAATCCCAATAATATTCCTGGATTTCCTTCTGGAAAAGTTCAATGCGCCTCTTAGCCCGCTCCAGGCGTTTATTCGACCGAACTATACCCACATAATTCCACATCAGCCTTCTAATTTCGTCCCAGTTATGGCTTACCATTACCGCTTCATGGCTATCCACAGCATGGCCTATATCCCAGGGAGAAATTGTGGGGAAAGAGATTTTTTCTTCGGCGGCATATTTTGCGTGCTGACTAGCTTTTTCAGCAAAGACTAGTGCCTCTAAAAGCGAATTGGAAGCTAAGCGATTGGCACCATGCAAACCACTACAGGTGACCTCTCCCACAGCATAAAGTCTTTTGAGGCTAGTCTGACCATTACTATCAGTTAAAACCCCGCCACAAATGTAATGTGCTGCAGGAACTACGGGAAGCGGTTCTCTGGTCATATCGAAACCGAAAGAACGACATTTCTTGTAAATATTGGGGAACTTCTTCTTTATGAATTCCGGGCTTTTATGAGTTATATCCAGAAAGACACAATCATCTCCCCTCTGTTTCATTTCATGGTCGATTGCACGGGCAATTATATCCCGGGGAGCCAGTTCTTTCTGGGGGTGGTACTTGTGCATAAAAGGCTTGCCATCTTTCAATCTCAAAATGCCCCCTTCTCCCCTCACAACCTCTGAAATGAGGAAAGACTTCGCTTCTGGATGGTAGAGACAGGTAGGATGAAACTGCATAAATTCCATATTTGCAATCTTAGCTCCTGCCCTATAGGCTATGGCTATCCCATCTCCTGTAGCCACATCTGAATTACTGGTGTATAGGTAGATTTTTCCCGCACCACCAGTGGCAAGAAGAGTAACCTTAGCCAGGAAAGTG comes from bacterium and encodes:
- the uvrA gene encoding excinuclease ABC subunit UvrA — protein: MTQDKITIKGAREHNLKNINLEIPRNKLVVITGLSGSGKSSLAFDTIYAEGQRRYVESLSAYARQFLGQMQKPDVDQIIGLSPAVAIQQKGISRNPRSTVGTLTEIYDYLRLLFARVGHPHCPKCGREILPQTSQQIVEQVLNLPEGSRIQVLAPLVRGRKGIYRELFQRVRQEGYVRVRVDGKIYGLEEEIRLDKNKKHNIEVVVDRLVIRPEVKTRLTDSIETALKLAQGMILIDTTGKRSSLFSIHNACPHCGISMGEISPRSFSFNSPYGACPSCSGLGTKMEIEPDLVVPDKSLSVNEGALLPWSSPITTRRHRWKWAARSYYYEMLEDVSDYYGFSLDTPFKKLPEKYQNILLYSSPDEIYESGEPFEGVITQLERRYHRTESDFVREEIFNKYMTTRVCPDCQGKRLKKESLAVTIQGKSIADIVMFSVKEAQGFFNKISLSPTEALIGREVLKEIKKRLSFLINVGLDYITIDRPAATLAGGEAERIHLATQIGSSLVGVIYILDEPTIGLHPRDVSRLISTLEDLRDLANTVLVVEHDPATIHAADHIIDLGPGAGEKGGRVVVSGSLSKIIANPESLTGAYISGKLKVPLPTKRRRIDLKRALEIKGAAQFNLKNIDVKIPLGAFVCITGVSGSGKSTLVQEILYKALAQKIYHSKEKPGKHKKLLGIGNIDKVINIDQSPIGRTPRSNPATYTGLFTPIRQLFSELPEAKIRGYKPGRFSFNVRGGRCEACSGEGLIKIEMQFLPDVYVPCEVCKEKRFNQETLEVRYKGKNIADILSMSVEEALKFFKNIPRIKEKLQTLSDVGLDYIKMGQSATTLSGGEAQRVKLSEELSKRSTGRTLYLLDEPTTGLHFADIEKLLSVLHRLVDKGNTVLVIEHNLDVVKTADYIIDLGPEGGEQGGEVVATGSPEELCQSKKSYTGRYLKKFLK
- the nadB gene encoding L-aspartate oxidase; amino-acid sequence: MVIKTDFLVIGSGVAGLSFALKVSPWGEVAVVTKREFEESNTKYAQGGIASVWSQEDSFDAHIQDTLVAGDGLCHPDVVEMVVKNGPDRIRDLVSWGVNFTLWDKDKTKYDLAREGGHSKRRIIHAADLTGEEVEKTLAKRVKRNSNITTYENLIAINLIVREGECWGAYVLDVKKKVVHTFLAKVTLLATGGAGKIYLYTSNSDVATGDGIAIAYRAGAKIANMEFMQFHPTCLYHPEAKSFLISEVVRGEGGILRLKDGKPFMHKYHPQKELAPRDIIARAIDHEMKQRGDDCVFLDITHKSPEFIKKKFPNIYKKCRSFGFDMTREPLPVVPAAHYICGGVLTDSNGQTSLKRLYAVGEVTCSGLHGANRLASNSLLEALVFAEKASQHAKYAAEEKISFPTISPWDIGHAVDSHEAVMVSHNWDEIRRLMWNYVGIVRSNKRLERAKRRIELFQKEIQEYYWDFIITNDLIELRNIAMVGQLIINSAIKRRESRGLHYNLDYPSKDDLHWQKDTIIQQKTPK